The DNA window ATGAATCTCAGCTCCGAGACCTTGAGAAACAGTCTGAAAAACAACGTGAAGCCCTGGCTCAGTTACAGCAGGAGTTCCAGCGTGCCCAGGCTGCCAAGGCAGGGTCTATGGGAAAGGCTTGACCTCTCTGGTTGGAGACGGAATAAAGGAGGGAAAGACTGTGGGTTACCTGCACTGTGgcaaataaaatgtgaaaagacctgacttttgtcttgttttgtaaACACGTCATTATATTACTTTTAtctgttctccttccttccccttccccctctccaaggcTGTTTCAATCCTTGTACCAACCACTGGTCCACCTTAGTTCCTTCCATTCAACTTCATTTCTTTCCTGGTAGATGGGGATCCTAAGTCTGGCTAGAAGCTTAAGTTGAAAACTAAATTAAATCCATTTTCTACCTATGTTCTcaactcttccttctctgttaCTTTAGTTAGTATAGTCTGACATTAAGTTCATGTACCAGTATGAAGCCCCTATATGGGAGGAAAAAAGCCATTTATATCAGACTAGGGGTGAGAGGCAGATACTTTTTGGGGCCAGAAACACAAGAAATGTCTAATATTGTATGTCAGTCACTGTATGATAAGGCTATAATTGTGTTCCTTGTTATTAACCCCAAAAGGTAAACTAACATGTCTATTCTTACCGCACAAGatttttgtgaaaatcaaattttgaaaAAGATCCCAGAAGTCATGAGAATCGATGGGGCTTAAGTGAATTTccacaggtcctctgattctaactCTAGTACTTTCTGCTGCTTAACCCTTGAACTAAAGGGTATATATGTATGACCACTGGAAGAGAAGTCTACAGGTGTGTACATCGTTATGTCCAAACATCCTCAGTAAAGTGCTATGCAGCTTAAATCTGAATCGAAGCAGAGGAATGAATGGGAGGTCAACTGTAGGAGAGCATTTGTGGAGCTAGTGGGCCGAATGTGAGTTCTTGGGTAATTAGAACTACTCTCAAGCCCTTTCACTTGAAACCCTTCCATGGAAATGGCAGCAGCTATGAATCTGGGCTTGAGCCTGTGAGCATCCAAGGTGCACAGAAGTCAGGATGAGTTGGGGTCATGTAGTGTGTTTATTGTTTTAGTGTCGTCACAGCACAGGAGTCCCTGGCTGAGGGTGGGGGGGTCATAGAGAGAAAGGGCACCCCTGTAagaccttccttctttctctccccctccacccATTCCTGGTACTCAGAGCCTCTAGGCTATGCCCCCTTCAAGCCTTTCCCTGGCCCTTTGTGTTCTGGGTGTGACAAGTAGAGAAGAGTCAGGGGTGACATTATGGCACAAATAATAGGATTCATATAAGGTCGGAGCCATGAGAAATGTAACCTGTCCCTGTCTCCTGCCAAAGTGGCTGTCCAACATAGCTGCATGGTAAACACCCAGGGCTGCTCCTTTCTGACCAAGCACGACTGGCTACCACACACGATGATTGTTGCAATCCAAGATGGCTAACATCCAACAACAGTCACCAAGGCTTCTGTAAAACAACATGGTTTCCTCAGAACAGTGCTCGAGCAATTTTTCGTCCCTTGGCCTTGATCCTGGGGAAGGAGCCTCCTCCTCCCTCGCTGGGAGGATTTGCAGGGGTAGTGGGTCCACTAGCAAGACCTGGAGTCACTGAAGAGGGTCGCCGTCGATGCCTCAGGAGGAAATCACGAGAAGCACCATCCATGGCATAGAAGACGTTAGCTGATGGTGGAATGGTCAGCTCTGGAATGGTCATCCACAGGCAGATATAAGATCCAGGGTCAAAATATAAAAGCAGAATTAATTATTCCAAATCACTGAGGTTCCCAATGCCTGAGCCCTTCCCTCTATAAGACTCCTTGacttttatccctccctccatgACTTCTGACCTCGATCGCCTGGCAGCAGTTGCACCAACTCATACTCTGCAGCTATTGCTGGATCccgattattttttttcaggacacAACTGATAACACTTGGAGCCTTGTCCTGGCTTGTCACCTGGGGGCAAATGACCAAACTGGTTGGACGCCAGTGCCCAGATCTAATATGAACATCTATACCCAATATGCTAATGTGGAGAGGAAAATCCCAACATGGTGACCATGATGCAAACTGGCCCAACGCTCCCCACCGGACTGCTCACAGCACATCCCACTGATACAAGGAATGCCCTCAACTCCAACACCCCCGATCATTCAATATTGGCTGCAAAAGTCTAAAACAGCAGACCGAATCAAACAGGGTCACATGGTTCCATATTTCTCTTCAACCCTCTATTAGTCTCCAGGTTCCCCTCACCAGTATGCTCTTGTAGACACTGCCATCCTCCCCAAGCTCCATCTGCACACGGATGATTCGACAGTCAGAGGTCCCTGGTCCACTTCCCCGCCCACTCCCAGACGCTGTCCCAGAGGAAGTGGCCTCCCCTGCACCACTGCTGAGAGGAGAGCCACAGGAGGCAGAACGGCGGTGACCCCGGGGAGGCCTGGGAGAGTGGGCTGTCGGGGAGAGGAAACCAGGATCGGGAGTGTGGGAGGAAGAAGCCCCATCCAGGGCGGAGTCCAGAGAGGAAACAGATGGCCATTTCATGTGCTAGAGACAGATAAGACACAAAGTCAATGGGAGAAGAGTGGAGAGGACACAGAGGGAAGGTCACAGATCTAGGATCAGGGGCTCACCTGGGCAAGCCGAGTGAGCAAAGGGGCAGGAGTGGCAGTTGTGTCATCCTCCCTTGGACCAGGCTGATCCCAGGAGACCAGGGGAGTGGGACCCCCAACAGATCCCAGTACACTGTGAGAAAGGGCTGGATAGGTTAGAGGGAAAAACTGAGAGCTCCCCCCCAACCCTTCTGGAGGTTACTCCTGTGACTCCCTATAAgcacccttccccaaccccctctTCACCCTCCTCTCACTCTGTCCAGTGAGAGATGACCAGTGTCGGCCGAAGCATCCGAGGAGCAGGGGGATCGCTGACTCCAGGTTGCTCCACTTCACAAGACACACGGTGACTGGTAGGGATTCAAAGTTCAAGGGTCAGAGCCTGCTACCCCAAATATCTCCTTAGGTTTAACATCCCAGTCTAGggctctcttctccccacccctgagCCTCTACTACCCTTGGGATACCAAATCAGTCACCTTTGAGCCTCCGTCAGGGGCTGGAGCCTCTGAAGCCACTGCTGGACGTCAGGATCAGGGTGGAGGTCATAACCTCGACATTCTTCCTGAAGACGTCTAAGCTCAGACAGGACAGAGAATTCCTGTAGGAGGTACCCCAAGAGGGAGGGACCCTTGAGACTGAGGGAGGCCCGAGGCCAACACCCTCCTCATTCCTTCCCAAGAGAACCTAGGCATCCAGCCCCCCCTCCTCATTACCTTCCTCCTCTTGTCAAAGTTGATATAACCATtctggtggggaaaaaaaagggaggaaggtggAAGAATGAAAACTTTGACCTAGTTTCCTAAAACTTAATTCCTGCCCCACCTCCAGCCAcacgtttaaaaaaaaagccactgaCCAGTTTACTACCCTCCCCCAACTCCAGCCACACACACTGACCTCTAGCTCATCCCTGGAGGCTGCATCCAGCATCACAAGATCTTTCAGGAAGGTGCCGAGGTAGGGGACCACACCCTGAAGGCAGGAAGTAGGAACCCTAGTTTAGTTACCTCACCACTCATCTTGGATGCCCTCCTGGAATAGAATCACTTTGTTCTTGGATGATAATAATGAGTTCCTATTCCTAGTGCTTTATGGATTATGAAACATATTCCTCATTAGGGATAGAGGCagagactggacttgtgatttcagtggGATAGGGAATTCCCTCCCAGTTCAGGCTGGCCTCTTCTCTACAACTTAAGGAGCTACCTTGGActcagaggttaggtgacttgcccagtgtgtgTCAGGAGTTAGACTTGATCCCAAgctttcctggctccaaggccagatCTCTGTCCTCCACTTTCTGTCTCTTGGTGTTATTATGTATCCATTTGACGGAGGAGGACATTAAGGTGAGGAATGTTGGTGCtgaaacttgaacctaggtctgtGTGACTCCCAATGCAGCGTCCTTTCTGTCACATTGAActgggtttcttcatctgtcttcGTGTGGGTGCTCTCCCTATTAACCAACTTGACCTCCTTACTCCTCCTAGGTCACTTTCCCTCCCCAGGCACTCACCCCACCCCGAGGAGGCACATTTCTCACAGGCTTCTTGGTGTTTGGCTCCAGTGGCGAAGGCCCCTTCACCTCCTGGAGGAAACAAAAGAGGTTGGGAGGAATGTGGGATTTGGGGACTGATGTTTGAGGGCTTGGGAGGGAGGAGGTAAGGAGATTACCTGTAGTAGTAGCTCCCGGCTTTGGGAGTAATTATCCTCCTCTGAGAATATCTGACAGAGGTTGGAGAAGAGTCGAAGACTGTCCCTGGTTGGGAGAAGGAGCAGAGAGATCCCTTTATCTTCACTCCTAAAATCCTCAGAATCTACcccctaaatctatgactctattCCCCACAAATACCTCGTAATCTCTCCCCAGGCCAACCGGAGCCTGTGGACAGGACTGGACTGAAGGGCAGATACGACAGCATAAACAGATGAGAAATTCCGGAGAAGACGGCACTCCTAGTTAAGGATGGGAAGGCAGCGATTGATTATTTTATCTTGTCTAGAATACAGAATTCTCCAGCTGCTCCAATTCTTCAGGCCAAGAAGACCTTCTCCCCAGCACCCTAGCTGGTAAAAGCCTTTGATCTCCTCTTGCCCTATCCTCACACTTAGGTGCCAACAGTTTTCCCCTCTCACCTCTGCCACCCGGATCCATTTCTCCAAGAGTCTTGCCCTCTGGGGGGGTCGGAGGGGCCGGATGTTCACCTCCTCAAGTCCCTCTCCAGATGCTGTGGCTCCTAAGACAGAGCTGACTACAGCTCCAGCCACCTTGTTGAACTGAGTCACTGTCGCTCTGACAGAGGGGCAGAGGTGGGAGTGACCGGGTCGGTCCCTGTGGCCCCATATTGCCCCCAGGCACTGAGAAGGGACCAAGGAGAGGAACAGCTCCTGGTGGGGTAGAGATTGAGAGGTCAAAGATTATGGTTGGGGGCAAAGAGAAGGGGGCAAAGAGAGGTGAGGGTCAATGTCCCAGTAGGCTTGGGTTTGGAGACCTCAGATGGCCAATGGGTCAGTTGCCATGGAGTTTAATAAGGATATAGGCAGGGCTcagaaggaaaaatcaaagatGGGGCAAGGACAGTTATGGGGGAAAGGATCAGAGAAGCAAGGGAAGGATCAGGAGTAGAGGACAATTTAGTGAGGGGTCATTCAGGGGAGGATGGGAGAAGTCGGAGGTCAGGGTCTCACCGCATCCAGCAGGGTCAGCTGCTCGGCCAAGTGGTCAGCGAGGAACACCAGAACATCCGTGGGGTCAGCAGGGGGATCGCCAGGGGGGACCAGGGGCTTAGGAGGGTCAGGGGCTGGGAGGGCCACCCGGGATCGGAGGTCTCGGATGAGATCAACGATGTCCCCCCCAACAACCTCCCCTGCTGCATCCCCTGTCCGTAGCAGGAAGCTTTCAAGCCGGTCAAGCTGACCCCTGACCTCAGAGCCAAAATCCTCAGGGTGAGAGGTCAGCCAGGTTGACAGAACAGAGATGGCTAACCTAAGGGGGGAGGGGATCAGCCTGGTATAAGAAATCAAGCTGGGGTCAAGCCATAGCCTAGGCTGGAGTGGGATCAGGAAGTTAAAGGTTCAGGGGTCACTTACCCTCTTGTCTTTTCCAAATCAGCACTGGGACTGGACTCTAGGGCCTCCAgtctggaaggaagagagggaagtccATCTGTCCATCCTCCCTAAACACCCTGTGGCCTCTGACTCCTCAGACACTCCAATCCCCCATGCCCCCTGACCTGTCAGCCAACAATCCCAGTACAGTCGATGTGGAGGTGAATGCCCTGTGGGTGGCCAAAAAGGTTGGCATGAAGGTCAAGTCAGACCCTGACGTCCGGGCATCCAGCAGATGTCTGACCAGAGCAGATAGAGTCCCAGCCCGAAGTCGACGGGAAGAACGAGGAGGAGGCATAGGAGCCtgcagaagaggggaaggggttaCTGACTCTTCACTTACTCTCCCCAACTCAGAACTTGTCGATTCCAACAATTGTTAAGTGGGAGAGCTAGCAAGTGGTCTAGGGGGAAGTTCTAGGATATCTATGGGGTCAGCGCAAGGCGGCCTTGGGAGGGTTAGGTCCTGGCAgtataaagaaagaaacaggctcaaagagagaatttcttgctcaaaataataaaatcagtGGCAGAGTAGAGACTAAAATCCAGGTCTCGGTCCTAGTTTCAATGCTATTTTCAGGAAGTTAGATGGTAAAGAGAGTAGGGAGGTGAGAAGTCAGAAGGTAGGAGCTCACCGAGGGATCAAGGGGCCGATATTGACGACTGGTGACAGTAAAGGTGGCaccatcctcatcttcatcccaGACAGACACAGGGGCCTGGAAAGGAAAGGGATGGGGGGAAGTCAGCACCAACTCTCCTCTACAGACCGagctgcctccctgcctccccaatcACTCCCATTTCACTCTCAAAGTTTGCTCCAGCACCTGAGGAAGGGGACAGTACCAGCGTGTTCGGGGAGTGGGAGAGGTTGTGGCCCCTGCATCCCCTGCCTTGGGAATGAGGCAGCCCCCCCCAAGCCGCCTCAGTGCCCGGCGAAGAGGGGGGGGCTGCAGTGAAGGGGGAGGCTGGGTATACAAGCCCAGATCCTGTGGGCCCTTTCCTCCCAGAGCAGAACCCCAAAGCAATGGCAAGACAagcaaagaaacagaaagcaaTGGAGACACTGAGACTTGGGGATTTGTGGGGAAAGAAACTGAAACTTGAGTTACATAGTTTCACTTCtattccacctcccctcccctccaagcaGGGCAGTGTCTGAGTCTGGGGAGAGACCCTGTCCCCTCTCCAGCCTCCTTAGCCTTATCCCCCAATGGGTTCCCCCAGCATCCTCTGTTTCTCCCTCATCTCAAGCCCCAAGACCCCTTCCCAAGGCAGCAGCTACGATCCTAagacaggaaggagaaggggaagtggGGTTAGTTGGGAGTAGGAGTGGGGGTGGAGAAGACTCAAAGGTCACGTGGCCCCAGTCCCTCCCCCGACCAATCCCGAAAAACCAGCCCAGCAGGTCACATCACTCTAACCCAGCCCAGGGACTCAGGAGTGCAGGCCCTGGGGCCCCAATCACAACCCCTGGCCACCACCTTCAATCCCCAGAGAAAATCAAGCATCAGGCTCCACCACCTAGACAGgcaccacctccacctccaccaccGGGCCTCAGCTCTGCCCCTCCCAGTTGAGGAAGCTCCCTAGCCTGTCCCCTAGGCTTTCCCCCATGGCTTAGGGGAGGGGTCACGAATCTGAGGGCTTCCTCCCCAATCCCAGAGCAAGAGGATCAGGTTACTATGGAAACaaacccctcctccccaaacaACAAGGGAGACAGCACACCAGCTGGGCACAGAAAAGGGACAGAGATGAACACGGATGGAGCAGAAGCAGGAtcaggagagagagggagcaggagaggaaaagagacaggTAGGCAGGCCATAGGTGGGCAAGCAGACTGGCCctctgacagacagacagacagacagacagacagacagacagacagacacctaGAGCCTAGAGATGAAGCCCCAGAGACAGACATAGGAGAAAGACCTACATAAAGGGATTCTTTATCGTGCACAAATTGCCTCCCAGCTACCCCCAAGtctcacctcttcctcttcctcctcctcctcttcctccccgcCCACCCCTAGGCCCCCGCCCCCTTCGGGGTCCCGGCTCCTAAAGCCGCTCAGCACGACTCCCCCAGGGGAGGCCCCTCCCGAGTCCAGCAGCAGTCGCAGGGGCCTAGGGATCATGGCTGAGATCAGGGCTTAAAGGGTCAACGGGGTCGAGCCATGGGGCCGCCTGGGAAGAAACAAGTAAGGAGGGACGTCAAGGTGGGGAAAAGTGGGGGAGGACCACCAGGGAGGGGCTGAGGAGGGAAGACAGGAGGTGGGAACCGGGCGCGGGGTGGACAAGTTCATTGGATGGAGGGATCCGGGGGGTTACAAGCACGGTGCAGGCGGACGCTATGTCGGACTGGGGGAAGGCTCGGGTGGGTGCGGGCTGGGAGGAGATTTGTGTAGGGGGTGGTATGTGGGGAATCCGGCGGGAGGAGGGCGGGAGAGTATTTGGGGGCTGACCCAGAGGAGGGGACAGCGTCTGGGCGGAGAGGGGGGCTCTGACCTGGCTCCGGGCGGGGCAGGGGCGGCACGGGCCTCGGGGCAGCTGTTCCTGTCGGTCTCTGGCCCGGGCCCCGAGTCCCCTCCCTGTCTtttccgccccccccctccctttccgttcctcctccccctccctccttgccGGCGTCCGCTCACTGTGAGGCCAGGAGTCAAATAGGGAAGGAAGTAAAAGACAGGGAGGCGAAAGGGGGAGGTGTGTGCTGAGAGCCCAGACGTTGGGTGTATGGtaggcggtgggggggggggggaatcaccgCATCAGATAGCCAGGCACTCAGGACTCCCCCCCAGCCCCGAAGCTTTTCCTCTTTGGGGAACCCGGCCCCCAAGTTCTGGTTtttacacccccccaccccatccagtTAGGGAAAATGACATGAATCCTTGCAACCCTTCCGAGTCAGGAGCGTTATAGACGGGGACTGTGTCCCGTTAACCCGCGCCACCTCTCTTCCAGTCTTATTAAGGaattggcgggggcgggggggggggcaacggGGAGAGAGATGGAATCCAGTACAGGTTTTCCACGAGGCCTACAGGGTttggggctggggagagggggggggtaACTTAGGTCGGGTAAGGTACAACATCCTGTTCCGGATCCCTAGGTTCCGGGGTTTATGTTCTCCTGGGCCGAGTCTCCTTTGGAGCTGGGCAAGCCCGTTTTCCTGGGTCCCTGCACTCTGTGCCTGTTTTTCAAACATGCGCACTGTTGAGGGATGCAGGCATCTGACGTTAGCGGGTACCTGCAAGGGGAGTGGCTGCGGCACCTTAACGAGGACGGGGAAGATAGGCTTTGGTCCTGGCTTCGGCATTTGGGGTCCCTTTCTCTCCACCGCAGTCTGGAGACCGTAATGCTCCAGTCTTCTACCAGCCCGCAGGCCCCTCGCCCCAAGCTGAGGATCGTGTAAGGGGAATGGGAAATGTTGGGGACCCTGCAATCTCTTCTTTGGGCATGaaagccccctcccccaagcagCCTCAGTGCCCAgcgaagaagggggagcctgggtACACAAGTCCGTATCCTGGGGGCCGGTCCTTTCCAGAGCTGATCCCCAAAACAATGACGACACAAGGTGGGAGAGCTCTGCGGGAGTGGAAGATAGCTCCCCCAGAGACCCCAGGTTCATCGTCCTGGTACCTCCTTCTGCTCTGGTAGTGACTGATGAATTAaagctccctccttcctccctgcacTATCCCTGGAGTTCCAACTGCCAGGTCTCCTGCGACAATGCCCTGGATCAAGCTAAACTAACCCTTCTCGAATAACCTCAGTCGCTTGAATTCCTAGGGGCCTCTTTAGGACACAAGAGTGCATCACTCAGCATCCCCTTCCCAAGGTCTGGAAGCAACTCAGACCTTGAAGTGTCCCCTTTTTCTTCCCAAAGCTCCTTCCCCAGAACAGTCCAGCTTCTCACCCCTTGGCACTGGGGGGAggcacacacaccacacaccctTGGACACCATAATCCCCCACCTCCTCTTGAGGTGAGGGGGGGCAGGATTTACTGTTTTTGCCCCAGGTGAAAAAATCCTAGTAAAATTTCAGTAGTTAAGAATATTGAGATGTGGAGTAGAGGGGACAGTGAATTAACCACAACTGGAACCAGTCCATCTAACCCAACTTTATTCTCATGACAAACACACGTTCCCCTACCCCAAATCACCTcccatccatctctccatctgcCAGGACTCTCTGGAGCTTTAAGCAGTCGGGTCTTTCTCTCATTGGGATTTCTGGAagcaagaatgaaaaaatagaagatacaGCATCGTGAGCAATAGGGGGCAATGGGGAGTTAGGAAAATGTGGGATGAAGTCATTGAGTTCAACCCcctcccttttacaaatgaggaaactgaagcccaaataTGACAAATGACTTGGCCAATGTCATGACCACTAGTAAGTTGCAGATAGTGGATTAGGCACTGGGGGCTAAAATTCAATTTTTGAGAAGGTGCTGTAGGACCTAAGCCACTAGGGAGCTAGTTACCTTTTCGTTTGTATCTGTGGATGGAGACAGGAAGGACACTGTGAAagacagatggagaaaaaaaaagacagatagaGGTGAGAATTCAGACCCGATTACATACCCCAGGCCTGtaaaggctgggggggggggaaggagggggcatATGTAGAAATTTCTTAAAAAAGAggagaatgagggggcagctaggtggcacagtggataaagcactggccctggattcgagagg is part of the Dromiciops gliroides isolate mDroGli1 chromosome 4, mDroGli1.pri, whole genome shotgun sequence genome and encodes:
- the RGL2 gene encoding ral guanine nucleotide dissociation stimulator-like 2 isoform X7, with the translated sequence MIPRPLRLLLDSGGASPGGVVLSGFRSRDPEGGGGLGVGGEEEEEEEEEEAPVSVWDEDEDGATFTVTSRQYRPLDPSAPMPPPRSSRRLRAGTLSALVRHLLDARTSGSDLTFMPTFLATHRAFTSTSTVLGLLADRLEALESSPSADLEKTRGLIPSPLRLAISVLSTWLTSHPEDFGSEVRGQLDRLESFLLRTGDAAGEVVGGDIVDLIRDLRSRVALPAPDPPKPLVPPGDPPADPTDVLVFLADHLAEQLTLLDAELFLSLVPSQCLGAIWGHRDRPGHSHLCPSVRATVTQFNKVAGAVVSSVLGATASGEGLEEVNIRPLRPPQRARLLEKWIRVAEECRLLRNFSSVYAVVSALQSSPVHRLRLAWGEITRDSLRLFSNLCQIFSEEDNYSQSRELLLQEVKGPSPLEPNTKKPVRNVPPRGGGVVPYLGTFLKDLVMLDAASRDELENGYINFDKRRKEFSVLSELRRLQEECRGYDLHPDPDVQQWLQRLQPLTEAQSHRVSCEVEQPGVSDPPAPRMLRPTLVISHWTDVLGSVGGPTPLVSWDQPGPREDDTTATPAPLLTRLAQHMKWPSVSSLDSALDGASSSHTPDPGFLSPTAHSPRPPRGHRRSASCGSPLSSGAGEATSSGTASGSGRGSGPGTSDCRIIRVQMELGEDGSVYKSILS